Part of the Halogeometricum rufum genome, TCCGACTGGGACGTCCCCGAACCCGAACTCGGCGTCGTCCTCTACGAGGGCGACATCGTCGGCTACACCGTCGGCAACGACATGAGCAGCCGCGACATCGAGGGGCAGAACCCGCTGTACCTCCCGCAGGCGAAGGTGTACGACCGGTGCTGCGCCGTCGGTCCGTGCGTCGCCTCGCCGGAGACGGTCGGTGACCCGCACGAACTCGACGTGCGGATGACCATCCGCCGGGACGGCGAGACGGCGTTCGAGGGCGAGACGAACACCTCGCTGATGGCACGCACCTGCGAGGAACTGGTGTCGTCGCTGACGCGGCACGACGCGGTTCCCGAACTGGCCGTCCTGCTGACCGGCACGTCCATCGTCCCGCCGACGGAGTTCACGCTCCGCGAGGACGACCACGTCGAAATCGACATCGAATCCATCGGAACGCTGGCGAACGCGGTGACGGTCGTATGAGGCCGCACGGCGTCCCACCCTCCCGCACTCACCCACGATGACCACGACGAGCGACGAACACGAAGACGACGACGAAGAGAGTACCACCGACGACGGAGTGCCCCCCGTCGACGACGAATCGACGACGGCGGCCGACCCCGCGGTCGAGAACGACCTCGTGTTGGTCTCGAACCGACAGCCGTACTCCCACGAGTACGACGACGACGGCGACGTGGTCGTCGACCGCCCCGCGGGCGGCCTCACGGCCGGACTCGACCCGGTGATGCAACGCGCCCACGGGACGTGGATCGCGTGGGGCGACGGCGAGGCCGACCGGGAGGTGACCGGCGACGACGGCACCGTTCGGATGCCGCCCGAAGAAGAGTCGTACGCGCTCAAGCGCATCTGGCTCTCTGACGACGAGGTACAGGCGTACTACTACGGGTACAGCAACCGGGTGCTGTGGCCCCTCTGCCACGGC contains:
- a CDS encoding fumarylacetoacetate hydrolase family protein codes for the protein MRYFHVRTGSNDLRLVARDGESGYDLTAARPAVSSFRDLAMVASATNRGVDDVAEGIVSDAPVVGTESVETATARPLVPDEVWAAGVTYEASDDARQTESDRPDLYQDVFENERPELFFKATPSRTVGPDDRVGIRADSDWDVPEPELGVVLYEGDIVGYTVGNDMSSRDIEGQNPLYLPQAKVYDRCCAVGPCVASPETVGDPHELDVRMTIRRDGETAFEGETNTSLMARTCEELVSSLTRHDAVPELAVLLTGTSIVPPTEFTLREDDHVEIDIESIGTLANAVTVV